A genomic region of Rheinheimera sp. MMS21-TC3 contains the following coding sequences:
- the ispA gene encoding (2E,6E)-farnesyl diphosphate synthase: MFSKNLAVYQQRVERQLQQLLQGYPETEPQLLQAMSYSLLLGGKRIRPFIIYSCGSMLGASLSDLDGPAAAIEALHSYSLIHDDLPAMDNDDMRRGKPTCHKAFNEATAILAGDALQSMAFEILSQHPYQDVAAKDVVSMLQHLSKASGYSGMCGGQAIDIIQTNQPTTVAQLERMHRLKTGALIETTVRLAWHCSPKKDPAELASLLHYAAALGLAFQVQDDILDIESDSQTLGKPQGSDSKGNKATYPMLLGLAQAKEKAQQLYQDALNALAPLPYNTDELRQFAQYIVDRRF; the protein is encoded by the coding sequence GTGTTTTCAAAGAACTTAGCGGTTTACCAACAAAGAGTAGAGCGCCAATTACAACAGTTGTTGCAAGGCTACCCTGAAACGGAGCCACAATTATTGCAAGCTATGTCATATAGTTTGCTACTGGGCGGCAAACGTATTAGGCCTTTTATAATTTACAGCTGTGGCTCTATGTTAGGGGCAAGTTTATCTGATCTTGATGGCCCCGCCGCAGCGATTGAAGCCCTCCACAGCTATTCATTAATTCATGATGACTTACCGGCAATGGATAATGATGATATGCGACGTGGCAAACCTACTTGCCATAAAGCTTTTAATGAAGCGACAGCAATTTTAGCCGGTGATGCTCTGCAAAGTATGGCGTTTGAGATCTTAAGCCAACACCCTTATCAAGATGTGGCAGCAAAAGATGTTGTTTCTATGCTACAACACCTTAGTAAAGCCTCAGGCTACAGCGGTATGTGCGGTGGCCAGGCTATTGATATCATACAAACTAATCAGCCTACTACAGTGGCTCAATTAGAACGTATGCACCGTTTAAAAACAGGGGCTTTAATAGAAACAACAGTTCGCCTAGCTTGGCATTGCAGTCCCAAAAAAGATCCAGCAGAATTAGCCTCATTACTGCACTATGCTGCAGCGCTAGGGCTAGCATTTCAGGTGCAAGATGATATCCTCGACATAGAGAGTGATTCACAAACATTAGGTAAACCGCAGGGGTCTGATAGTAAGGGCAATAAAGCAACCTACCCAATGTTACTTGGCTTAGCCCAAGCAAAAGAAAAAGCACAACAACTTTATCAAGATGCACTTAATGCATTAGCACCACTACCTTATAATACCGATGAATTGCGCCAATTCGCGCAGTATATAGTCGACCGTAGGTTTTAA
- a CDS encoding phosphatidylglycerophosphatase A translates to MTLPSFRLTKWQHFLALGFGSGLAKYAPGTVGTLVAVPIVALLMWAGNYYLLSFIVLGTLLGVYVCAVATKDIGQPDHAAIVWDEIIGFAITMFLVPLTWQYLLLGFILFRLFDITKPWPIRWFDKTVHGGLGIMLDDVLAGMAACVSLHLIVNWISRI, encoded by the coding sequence ATGACACTACCTAGCTTTCGTTTAACTAAATGGCAGCACTTTTTAGCCTTAGGCTTTGGCTCTGGCTTAGCTAAATACGCCCCTGGTACTGTAGGCACTTTAGTAGCTGTACCTATAGTTGCCTTACTAATGTGGGCAGGTAACTACTACTTGTTAAGCTTTATAGTCTTAGGTACTTTATTAGGTGTTTATGTTTGTGCCGTTGCTACTAAAGATATTGGCCAGCCCGATCATGCTGCTATTGTTTGGGACGAGATTATTGGCTTTGCTATAACAATGTTTTTGGTGCCTTTAACCTGGCAGTACTTATTATTAGGTTTTATTTTATTTCGTTTATTTGATATTACTAAGCCTTGGCCAATCCGTTGGTTTGATAAAACAGTCCATGGCGGTTTAGGTATTATGTTGGATGATGTTTTAGCGGGTATGGCTGCCTGTGTCAGCTTGCACCTTATTGTGAATTGGATTAGTAGAATTTAG
- the xseB gene encoding exodeoxyribonuclease VII small subunit: MTKKKADLSQFEQTLSELEQIVQQLEQGELSLDQSLQQFERGITLARQSQQLLQAAEQKVQVLMQQQQQESLLPFDAPAGE, encoded by the coding sequence ATGACTAAAAAAAAAGCCGACTTAAGCCAATTTGAACAAACTTTGTCAGAACTTGAACAAATAGTACAACAATTAGAGCAAGGTGAGCTGTCTCTCGATCAATCGTTACAGCAGTTTGAGCGAGGTATTACTTTAGCCAGACAAAGCCAGCAACTCCTACAAGCTGCAGAGCAAAAAGTACAAGTGTTAATGCAACAGCAGCAGCAAGAGAGTTTATTGCCTTTCGATGCCCCTGCAGGAGAATAA
- a CDS encoding riboflavin synthase — protein sequence MFTGIIEAVGDISRIQQHGNDLAITISSHSLDFTDVKLGDSIASNGVCLTVTGLSQHSFTADVSAETLAYTQFGQYQLGQRVNLEKAMLATSRFGGHIVSGHVDGVSKVIKIEQEGRALQVWLSMPAAIARYIAHKGSVTVDGISLTVNSVLADSFRLTIVPHTAAQTTVSQLKVGTKVHIEVDVIARYLERLTDVNHPEQAPGVTKALLSKRGFL from the coding sequence ATGTTTACGGGAATTATAGAAGCAGTAGGCGACATTAGCCGAATACAGCAACATGGTAATGATTTAGCCATCACTATTAGCAGTCACAGCTTAGATTTTACTGATGTTAAGCTTGGCGATAGTATCGCCAGTAACGGCGTGTGTTTAACTGTTACTGGGTTATCGCAACACAGTTTTACTGCTGATGTTTCAGCTGAAACCTTAGCCTACACTCAATTTGGTCAGTATCAACTAGGTCAAAGGGTTAATTTAGAAAAAGCCATGTTAGCGACCAGTCGTTTTGGTGGTCATATTGTTAGTGGCCATGTTGATGGTGTGAGTAAAGTAATAAAAATAGAACAAGAAGGCCGAGCCTTACAAGTTTGGCTTTCCATGCCAGCTGCAATAGCCCGTTATATTGCTCATAAAGGTTCGGTAACTGTTGATGGCATTAGCCTAACCGTTAATAGTGTGCTGGCAGATAGCTTTCGTTTAACTATAGTGCCACATACTGCAGCACAAACCACAGTGTCACAGTTAAAAGTAGGCACTAAAGTTCATATAGAAGTGGATGTCATTGCTCGTTATTTAGAGCGATTAACCGATGTGAATCACCCTGAGCAAGCGCCAGGTGTGACTAAGGCATTATTATCTAAGCGCGGCTTTTTATAA
- the nusB gene encoding transcription antitermination factor NusB, whose amino-acid sequence MKPNARRQSRSLAVQGIYSWHVSKNPITEIEQQLLLENNVKHIDVGYFQDLVRGVVKYHGVLDDMLKPYLARPFEEIDFVEKAILRVSAYELKYRLDVPYKVIINEAIELAKAFAADDSHKFVNGILDKAVRDLRPS is encoded by the coding sequence ATGAAACCAAACGCCCGCCGTCAGTCGCGTTCTCTTGCAGTGCAAGGGATTTATAGCTGGCATGTTAGTAAAAACCCAATAACTGAAATAGAACAGCAGTTGTTGCTTGAAAACAATGTTAAGCATATTGATGTTGGTTATTTTCAAGATTTAGTACGTGGAGTGGTTAAATATCATGGCGTATTAGACGACATGTTAAAGCCTTATTTAGCTCGACCTTTTGAAGAAATAGATTTTGTTGAAAAAGCCATTTTGCGCGTTTCAGCCTATGAACTCAAATATCGTTTGGACGTACCTTATAAAGTGATTATTAATGAAGCCATTGAGTTAGCTAAAGCCTTTGCTGCTGATGATAGCCATAAGTTTGTTAATGGTATTTTAGATAAAGCGGTACGTGATTTACGGCCTAGCTAA
- a CDS encoding diguanylate cyclase, producing MKQQLLILIFCFVSASLHAFSQQSMYDFDIKHWSSTDGLSSNSVRAITQDNQGYIWLGTLYGLNRFDGNQFEHFTTKTQQNLASNNITRLFKDSKGYIWVGTKTGLSGVEPSNLQFEHYKITAEVTSIIEISPDEIWLAADYLYRVKNGQTSRVEKIREQVNQLQKVGDKVWVTSTHWLYSYDLNEDTLISYALPLELVQIPIYDLYWENEHLYLASESGFFSLDPSGHISKCELPDKTNTAVYKLLQDSYGNNWISANRKLFHQHADQDWQYITGDELGNSPWFSDIYEDKQKNIWLASFSDGIYRSSIGNINRVLPEGADRIIRSVAVTPQNTLLLAGQLELGELFVNGDYKALLNTEQLGVGTVYDMHWPTENELWLATSKGVYAHQRGTKTLTKVFESLENSLVRVLEPDQQDGIWIGGVMGLYHYQNNKLAPFALMDQLETRHITALQQQQDLVVLGTIRGLYQYKNNRLTRLGTDTALFNSYITAVLVLADNSLLVSTLDDGVFIRQAKGTWFQLHDGNGLPHSPVVSMIEDSVNGIVWLSSLKGIFRLKLQPFSATKSDKLGPVLAIDEVLGPYDRQLGTIPGRCCNGAGHDKVALWQQRYWYPTLKGVVSVAADLNKQKHNQLQPVIKKVLGQQIYPLNYKQPSLLLKLDDRSVSLHYAALEFVKPNALEFRYQLQGFESSWHEVGSRREAIYTNLPPGRFVFRLQSRFDNQPWSQDATTELELIVPKRFDETLVYRGLWLLLFLFCLYGVLWLLRRNAINKQQQLGQLVKQRTQELENSNIKLNELNEQMALLTYKDNLTGLRNRHFMFEQLPKDIEHFQRNRESMQIQGKGMALLQLDLDNFKHINDQYGNIAGDSCMQQVAWLLIRETRGSDYVVRFSANEFVLVLRDIHVDLVEQFCHQLNEQISRTAFVLPDGNKTYLTCSIGYALYPLPLLGGQLISWEISLQLAEISLYHVKHSGKNGVASIEFDQQVDAFEFEDSLHIEAQVERLLAVGLARFTLYKSE from the coding sequence ATGAAACAGCAACTACTTATATTAATATTCTGTTTTGTCTCTGCTTCCTTACACGCATTTAGCCAACAATCCATGTATGACTTTGATATTAAACATTGGAGTAGTACTGATGGCTTATCTAGTAACTCTGTACGTGCTATCACTCAAGATAACCAAGGCTATATTTGGCTAGGCACTTTATATGGTTTAAATCGCTTTGATGGCAATCAGTTTGAGCACTTTACAACTAAAACCCAGCAAAATTTAGCGAGTAATAATATTACTCGGTTGTTTAAAGACAGTAAGGGTTATATTTGGGTTGGTACTAAGACTGGTTTGTCCGGTGTTGAACCGTCAAATTTACAGTTTGAGCACTACAAAATTACAGCAGAAGTAACCTCTATTATTGAAATATCACCAGATGAAATTTGGCTTGCTGCTGATTATTTGTACCGAGTAAAAAATGGTCAAACTTCTCGGGTAGAGAAAATACGAGAACAAGTTAATCAATTACAAAAGGTAGGTGATAAGGTTTGGGTAACTAGTACCCATTGGTTATATAGCTATGATTTAAATGAAGATACCCTTATTAGCTATGCCTTACCGTTAGAGTTAGTGCAAATACCAATTTATGATTTATATTGGGAAAATGAACATTTATATTTAGCCAGTGAATCTGGGTTTTTCTCGTTAGATCCTAGTGGCCATATTAGTAAATGTGAATTACCAGATAAAACCAATACTGCAGTATATAAGTTACTGCAAGATAGCTATGGTAACAATTGGATCTCAGCGAATAGAAAGCTATTTCATCAACATGCAGATCAAGATTGGCAATATATTACTGGAGATGAATTAGGTAACTCGCCTTGGTTTAGTGATATTTATGAAGATAAGCAAAAAAATATTTGGTTAGCTAGCTTTAGTGACGGTATTTATCGCTCATCTATCGGTAATATTAATCGGGTCTTGCCTGAAGGGGCTGACAGAATTATTCGTAGTGTTGCGGTTACGCCGCAAAATACCTTGTTATTAGCTGGTCAATTAGAGTTAGGTGAGTTATTTGTCAATGGTGATTATAAAGCTTTACTTAATACCGAGCAGCTTGGGGTAGGGACAGTATATGATATGCACTGGCCAACCGAAAATGAACTATGGTTAGCAACCTCTAAAGGTGTATACGCCCATCAACGTGGTACTAAAACCCTGACTAAAGTGTTTGAAAGCTTAGAAAATAGTTTAGTAAGAGTGCTTGAGCCCGATCAGCAAGATGGTATCTGGATAGGCGGCGTTATGGGCTTGTATCATTACCAAAATAATAAGCTTGCCCCATTTGCTTTGATGGACCAACTTGAAACTCGGCATATTACTGCTTTGCAGCAACAGCAAGATTTAGTTGTGTTAGGTACTATCCGTGGCTTATATCAGTATAAAAATAATAGATTAACCCGCTTAGGAACTGATACCGCGTTATTTAATAGTTATATTACCGCTGTATTAGTCTTAGCGGATAACTCTTTATTAGTTAGTACTTTAGATGATGGTGTTTTTATTCGCCAAGCAAAAGGGACTTGGTTTCAATTACATGATGGTAATGGTTTACCGCACAGCCCTGTTGTCAGTATGATTGAAGACAGCGTAAATGGAATTGTTTGGTTAAGTAGTTTAAAAGGCATATTTAGGCTTAAACTTCAGCCTTTTAGCGCAACAAAGTCTGATAAATTAGGCCCTGTGTTGGCTATTGATGAGGTGCTTGGGCCTTATGATAGGCAATTAGGCACTATTCCTGGCCGTTGTTGTAATGGTGCAGGGCATGACAAAGTGGCATTGTGGCAGCAAAGATATTGGTATCCTACTTTAAAAGGTGTAGTGTCGGTTGCTGCTGATTTAAATAAACAAAAGCACAATCAGCTACAGCCAGTCATAAAAAAAGTACTAGGTCAGCAAATTTACCCACTCAACTATAAGCAGCCAAGCTTATTGCTTAAATTAGATGATCGTAGTGTTAGTCTGCATTATGCGGCACTAGAATTTGTAAAACCTAATGCTCTTGAATTTAGGTATCAACTCCAAGGTTTTGAGTCCAGTTGGCATGAAGTTGGCTCGCGGCGTGAAGCCATTTATACCAATTTACCACCTGGGCGTTTTGTGTTTCGATTACAAAGTCGCTTTGATAATCAACCGTGGTCACAAGATGCAACCACAGAATTAGAGTTAATAGTGCCAAAACGTTTTGATGAAACCCTTGTTTATCGCGGGTTATGGTTATTATTATTCCTGTTTTGTTTATATGGTGTCTTATGGTTGTTGCGTCGTAACGCTATTAATAAACAACAGCAATTAGGTCAACTAGTCAAGCAGCGCACTCAAGAGTTGGAAAATAGCAATATAAAGCTAAATGAACTGAACGAGCAAATGGCATTGTTGACCTATAAAGATAATTTAACCGGTTTACGTAATCGGCATTTTATGTTTGAGCAATTGCCTAAAGATATTGAACATTTTCAACGTAACCGTGAGTCGATGCAAATCCAAGGCAAAGGTATGGCATTGTTACAACTAGATTTAGATAACTTCAAGCATATTAATGATCAGTATGGCAATATCGCCGGTGATAGCTGTATGCAACAAGTAGCCTGGTTATTAATTAGAGAAACCCGCGGTTCAGATTATGTTGTGCGTTTTTCAGCTAATGAATTTGTATTAGTATTGCGAGACATTCATGTTGATTTGGTTGAGCAGTTTTGTCATCAGTTAAATGAACAAATTTCTCGCACCGCCTTTGTGTTACCTGATGGTAATAAGACTTACTTAACTTGCTCTATTGGTTATGCTTTGTATCCATTGCCTTTATTAGGCGGTCAATTAATAAGCTGGGAAATCTCGTTACAATTAGCAGAGATATCTTTATATCATGTTAAACATTCGGGTAAAAATGGAGTTGCCAGTATTGAATTTGATCAGCAAGTTGATGCTTTTGAATTTGAAGACTCCTTGCATATTGAAGCCCAAGTTGAACGTTTACTAGCTGTAGGCTTAGCCCGTTTTACTTTATATAAATCTGAGTAA
- the ribE gene encoding 6,7-dimethyl-8-ribityllumazine synthase has product MQVIEAGLSANGSKFAIVVARFNSFIVESLLEGAVDTLQRIGNVDEQDITVIRVPGAFELPLAVQRVAASKKYDGIIALGAVIRGGTPHFEYVSGECTKGIAQVSMQYDIPVAFGVLTVDTIEQAIERAGTKAGNKGCEAAMSTLEMVNLLAQL; this is encoded by the coding sequence ATGCAGGTAATTGAAGCGGGACTTTCTGCTAACGGTAGTAAATTTGCTATTGTTGTCGCACGGTTTAACAGTTTTATTGTTGAAAGCTTATTAGAAGGTGCAGTTGATACGCTGCAGCGTATAGGTAATGTTGATGAGCAAGATATTACGGTGATACGGGTACCTGGTGCCTTTGAGTTACCGCTAGCTGTGCAACGCGTCGCTGCCAGTAAAAAGTATGACGGTATTATAGCTTTAGGCGCTGTTATCCGAGGTGGTACTCCGCATTTTGAGTATGTATCTGGAGAGTGTACTAAAGGCATAGCGCAAGTGTCGATGCAATATGATATCCCTGTCGCTTTTGGTGTGTTAACGGTTGATACTATAGAGCAAGCAATAGAGCGAGCAGGTACTAAAGCGGGCAATAAAGGCTGTGAAGCGGCCATGTCTACGCTTGAAATGGTTAATTTACTTGCTCAGCTGTAA
- the ribBA gene encoding bifunctional 3,4-dihydroxy-2-butanone-4-phosphate synthase/GTP cyclohydrolase II, giving the protein MQLNTPAEIIEDIRQGKMVILMDDEDRENEGDLVMAAEYVTPEAVNFMATHGRGLICLTLTQKRCQQLALPLMVDANKSPFSTNFTLSIEAAEGVTTGISAADRARTVKAAVARDARPSDIVQPGHIFPLMAKDGGVLVRAGHTEAGCDLARLAGLEPAAMIVEILNEDGTMARRPDLEIFANKHQIKIGTIADLIEYRNLHETTIEQVASCQLSTEVGDFKLVTFKDTIDNQVHFALVKGEVVADKPTLVRVHLHDTFSDLLMANRAANRSFPLHTAMARIAKEGGVLVLLSKHESTETLIQTVQNFEAEDKGAIPPSTPQAGTSRTVGVGSQILASLGVKQMRLLSQPKKYHALSGFGLEVVDYVCD; this is encoded by the coding sequence ATGCAACTGAATACCCCAGCTGAAATTATTGAAGATATTCGTCAAGGTAAAATGGTTATCTTGATGGATGATGAAGACCGTGAGAACGAAGGTGATTTGGTGATGGCGGCAGAATATGTCACGCCAGAAGCGGTGAACTTTATGGCAACCCATGGTCGGGGGTTAATTTGTTTAACTTTAACCCAAAAGCGTTGTCAGCAGCTTGCCTTACCTTTAATGGTTGATGCTAATAAATCACCATTTTCAACTAACTTTACCTTATCGATTGAAGCTGCAGAAGGCGTAACTACAGGTATTTCAGCAGCAGATAGAGCGCGTACTGTTAAAGCAGCCGTCGCCCGAGATGCTAGGCCAAGTGATATTGTCCAGCCAGGCCATATCTTCCCATTAATGGCTAAAGATGGTGGAGTTTTAGTACGTGCTGGCCATACTGAAGCAGGCTGTGACTTAGCGCGTTTAGCTGGTCTTGAACCTGCCGCTATGATTGTTGAAATTCTAAATGAAGATGGCACCATGGCGCGTCGTCCTGATTTAGAAATATTTGCTAATAAACACCAAATTAAAATTGGTACTATTGCCGATTTAATTGAATACCGTAATTTGCATGAAACAACTATAGAGCAAGTAGCAAGCTGTCAGTTATCTACGGAAGTAGGGGATTTTAAGCTAGTTACCTTTAAAGATACTATTGATAATCAAGTACATTTTGCTTTAGTTAAAGGTGAAGTAGTGGCAGACAAGCCCACTTTAGTCCGGGTGCATTTACATGATACCTTTAGCGATTTATTAATGGCCAATCGGGCGGCTAATCGCAGTTTCCCGCTGCATACTGCTATGGCCCGTATAGCTAAAGAAGGCGGAGTTTTAGTGTTGCTAAGTAAGCATGAGTCTACTGAAACTTTAATTCAAACTGTGCAAAACTTTGAAGCCGAAGATAAAGGGGCCATACCACCGAGTACACCACAAGCTGGAACTTCACGTACAGTTGGAGTTGGATCACAAATTTTAGCCAGTTTAGGCGTTAAGCAAATGCGCTTATTAAGCCAGCCGAAAAAGTATCATGCTTTATCTGGCTTTGGCTTAGAAGTAGTGGATTATGTTTGTGACTAA
- the dxs gene encoding 1-deoxy-D-xylulose-5-phosphate synthase translates to MALELNDYPLLAKANLPEQLRQLPQEQLPALSKELRRFLLHSVSQSSGHFASGLGTVELTVALHYVYNTPYDRIIWDVGHQAYPHKILTGRRDKMQTIRKKDGLHPFPFREESEYDVLTVGHSSTSISAALGMAIAAKQARNQRKIAAVIGDGAITAGMAFEAMNHAGEVRPDMLVILNDNEMSISENVGALNQYFARILSGNFYTSLREGGKKILSGVPPLHQLASRAEEHFKGMVTPGTFFEELGFNYIGPIDGHDVIALVDTIRNMRNMQGPQLLHIVTKKGKGYAPAEADPIGFHAVSKFNPAQEQQPAKKASLPSFSNVFGSWICDMAKQDERLQAITPAMREGSDLVRFSKAFPNRYFDVAIAEQHAVTLAAGMAIEGLKPVVAIYSSFLQRGYDQVIHDVALQNLDVLFAIDRAGIVGADGPTHQGAFDLSFMRCIPNLIIMAPSDENECRQMLYTGYQYSGPAAVRYPRGIGTGIAANEDMQLLAIGKARQVRQGKAIAILAFGTLLGACQQVAEQLDASLIDMRFVKPLDQQLLKQLAATHDVFVTVEDNAIMGGAGSAVNEFIAAEGLAVRSINLGLPDQFIKHGTQEEIYAELGLDSAGILASITAKLN, encoded by the coding sequence ATGGCGTTAGAACTTAACGATTACCCGTTATTAGCAAAAGCAAATCTTCCAGAGCAACTTAGACAGTTGCCGCAAGAACAATTACCAGCTTTAAGTAAAGAGCTACGGCGGTTTTTATTACACTCTGTTAGCCAAAGCAGTGGCCATTTTGCTTCCGGTCTTGGCACAGTTGAATTAACTGTAGCGCTGCATTATGTCTACAACACCCCTTATGACCGTATAATTTGGGATGTTGGCCATCAAGCTTACCCGCATAAAATTCTCACTGGCCGCCGAGACAAAATGCAAACTATTCGCAAAAAAGATGGCTTGCATCCTTTTCCGTTTCGTGAAGAAAGCGAATATGACGTGCTAACAGTTGGCCATTCTAGCACCTCTATCAGTGCCGCTTTAGGTATGGCTATTGCTGCTAAACAAGCACGTAACCAACGTAAAATTGCAGCTGTTATTGGCGATGGCGCTATAACGGCAGGTATGGCATTTGAAGCTATGAATCATGCCGGTGAAGTACGCCCGGACATGCTGGTTATTTTAAATGATAACGAAATGTCTATTTCTGAAAACGTTGGCGCTTTAAACCAGTACTTTGCCCGTATTCTTTCTGGTAATTTTTATACCAGCTTACGTGAAGGCGGTAAGAAAATTCTTAGCGGCGTGCCGCCATTACATCAATTAGCTAGCCGGGCTGAAGAGCATTTTAAAGGCATGGTCACGCCTGGTACTTTTTTTGAAGAGTTAGGTTTTAACTATATTGGTCCTATTGATGGCCATGATGTTATTGCCTTAGTTGATACCATTCGCAATATGCGTAATATGCAAGGGCCACAACTTCTCCATATTGTAACGAAAAAAGGTAAAGGCTATGCACCAGCAGAAGCCGACCCTATTGGTTTTCATGCTGTTTCTAAATTTAACCCAGCTCAAGAGCAACAGCCAGCTAAAAAGGCCAGCTTACCTAGCTTCTCTAATGTTTTTGGTAGCTGGATTTGCGATATGGCTAAACAAGACGAAAGGTTGCAAGCTATTACACCAGCAATGCGCGAAGGCTCTGATCTTGTAAGATTTTCTAAAGCTTTTCCTAATCGATATTTTGACGTTGCTATTGCCGAGCAGCACGCTGTCACTTTAGCTGCTGGTATGGCTATAGAAGGCTTAAAGCCAGTAGTGGCTATCTATTCCAGCTTTTTACAACGAGGCTACGATCAAGTGATCCATGATGTCGCCTTACAAAACTTAGATGTGCTGTTTGCCATTGACAGAGCAGGTATTGTTGGCGCTGATGGCCCAACCCATCAAGGTGCCTTTGATTTAAGCTTTATGCGCTGCATCCCTAACTTAATTATAATGGCGCCGTCAGATGAAAATGAATGCCGGCAAATGCTTTATACGGGTTACCAGTACTCTGGCCCTGCCGCAGTACGCTACCCAAGAGGTATAGGCACAGGCATAGCAGCTAATGAAGATATGCAGCTATTAGCCATTGGTAAAGCGCGACAAGTACGTCAAGGTAAGGCTATTGCTATTTTAGCCTTTGGTACCTTACTAGGTGCTTGTCAGCAAGTTGCAGAACAATTAGATGCCAGTTTAATTGATATGCGCTTTGTAAAGCCTTTAGATCAACAACTGTTAAAGCAATTAGCGGCTACACATGATGTATTTGTCACTGTAGAAGATAACGCCATCATGGGCGGTGCAGGTTCAGCCGTTAATGAATTTATTGCTGCGGAAGGCTTAGCCGTGCGTAGTATAAACTTAGGCTTACCAGATCAGTTTATTAAGCACGGAACTCAAGAAGAAATCTATGCAGAATTAGGCTTAGACAGTGCCGGCATTTTAGCGAGTATAACTGCTAAGCTTAATTAA
- the thiL gene encoding thiamine-phosphate kinase, protein MGEFELIAEYFSAVGANRSDVVTGVGDDGAVIQVRDGHDLVVTTDTMVSGTHFFANDDPRALGHKLVTVNISDLAAMGAEPAWLSLALTMPEVNQTWLKQFSAGVNETAEYYNCQLVGGDTTRGPLSLTMTAKGLVPRGKALTRSGAKVGDYIYVTGTLGDAALGLKLQQGLHQVSKKHHTHILQRFQYPSARVAIGQALRNIANSAMDLSDGLYGDIQHILRRSSVGASIDVQKLPLSQALKDSCDNASAFALALSGGEDYELLFTVPENKRGSLDVLLSPYGVALTCIGRITGVVGKLELKNGEQAFNYQPQGFKHFA, encoded by the coding sequence ATGGGTGAATTTGAACTCATCGCAGAATATTTCTCAGCTGTAGGGGCTAACCGTAGTGACGTTGTCACCGGAGTAGGTGATGACGGCGCTGTAATCCAAGTTCGAGATGGCCATGATTTAGTGGTGACGACTGATACTATGGTCTCAGGTACCCACTTTTTTGCTAATGATGATCCCCGCGCTTTAGGTCATAAGTTAGTGACCGTCAATATTAGCGACTTAGCTGCCATGGGCGCCGAGCCAGCTTGGTTGTCTTTAGCTTTAACTATGCCAGAGGTTAATCAAACCTGGTTAAAACAGTTTAGTGCCGGTGTCAATGAGACGGCCGAATACTATAATTGCCAACTGGTTGGTGGTGATACTACTCGAGGCCCTCTTAGTTTAACTATGACAGCTAAAGGCTTAGTTCCCAGAGGCAAAGCCTTAACTCGCAGTGGTGCTAAGGTAGGTGATTACATTTATGTAACTGGTACCTTAGGTGATGCAGCACTAGGCTTAAAATTGCAACAAGGCTTACACCAAGTTAGTAAAAAACATCATACCCATATTCTGCAACGGTTTCAGTATCCTTCCGCTCGAGTTGCTATAGGCCAAGCCTTGCGTAATATAGCTAATAGCGCTATGGATTTATCTGATGGTCTGTATGGTGATATTCAGCATATTTTACGCCGCTCTAGTGTTGGTGCTAGCATAGACGTACAAAAGCTACCTTTATCACAAGCGTTGAAAGACAGCTGTGATAATGCCAGCGCCTTTGCACTCGCTTTATCGGGTGGTGAAGATTATGAATTACTCTTTACGGTACCAGAGAATAAACGTGGCTCACTCGATGTGTTACTGTCACCTTATGGGGTAGCCCTAACTTGTATTGGTCGCATTACCGGTGTGGTTGGTAAGTTAGAATTAAAAAATGGCGAGCAGGCATTTAATTATCAGCCGCAAGGATTTAAACATTTCGCATGA